One Lucilia cuprina isolate Lc7/37 chromosome 4, ASM2204524v1, whole genome shotgun sequence DNA segment encodes these proteins:
- the LOC111676058 gene encoding uncharacterized protein LOC111676058, whose product MFKVANGKMFTFRFNSYRIFQYLLILIFVSSEVIAGQTPKKCAAFNEYCQNHWDCCSNSCMSYLYRCTRGYNVYPYPFLGVSFKPSVTLDQILEQNFGSSNYIPVTQPKPYFASRFGVPDDAGTTEVEIVLQTKSDETNQESSTLKNPVIMEQSTTFKNPVVLQQESTTLRNPVVLQENTAVFENRLGEEVTETQKKTTDDVQTTQTTLDTSTTEKPSCSEIGVKCYTNDECCTKRCHGFLHQCVT is encoded by the exons ATGTTTAAAGTTGCAAACGGGAAGATGTTTACATTTCGCTTTAATTCTTATcggatttttcaatatttattgatattaatttttgtGTCAAGTGAGGTGATTGCCGGACAAACGCCTAAAAAATGTGCAGCATTTAATGAATat tgtcAAAATCATTGGGATTGCTGTTCCAATAGCTGTATGAGTTATTTGTATCGTTGTACCCGCGGTTACAATGTCTATCCTTATCCTTTTTTGGGCGTCAGCTTTAAACCAAGTGTAACCTTAGATCAGATACTGGAACAGAACTTTGGCAGTTCGAATTATATACCAGTTACACAGCCTAAACCTTATTTTGCTAGTCGTTTTGGTGTTCCTGATGATGCTGGTACTACTGAAgttgaaattgttttacaaacaaaatcgGATGAAACCAATCAGGAATCGAGCACTTTAAAAAATCCTGTTATAATGGAACAATCAACAACCTTCAAAAATCCTGTTGTTTTGCAACAGGAGTCCACAACTTTAAGAAATCCCGTGGTATTGCAGGAAAATACAGCTGTATTTGAAAATCGTTTAGGTGAAGAGGTAACCGAAACTCAAAAGAAAACCACTGATGATGTCCAAACCACCCAAACAACTTTAGACACAAGCACAACTGAAAAACCCTCATGCTCAGAGATTGGTGTAaag TGCTACACAAATGATGAATGTTGTACCAAACGTTGCCATGGATTTTTACATCAGTGTGTCACATAA
- the LOC124419472 gene encoding odorant receptor 33b-like has product MSTTTIQHVKTTFRSHFFCWRILGFLPTKKYRLLYQTYAIFLNIMVTIVYPVHLIIGLILSTTLYDAIKNLAVAATVVLCSIKTIIVWLKLENIENMFDIITRQNKRISLYKDEANYFTNVILRDLNRIWKMFMLLYSTAGLFGELSVLGNGLWGDWRLMYPAYFVFDPYENSTFYIVAHVYQFIGVSYIVIQDIVNDSFTTMHLALLSGQLRTFNKRLAKLGGDPKKTKIQNNRDLLDCIQDHKDLME; this is encoded by the coding sequence ATGTCAACAACAACTATTCAACACGTGAAAACAACATTTCgttcacattttttttgttggcgCATTTTGGGTTTTTTACCAACGAAAAAATATCGTCTACTCTATCAAACCTATGCTATATTTTTGAACATTATGGTGACGATCGTCTATCCAGTACATTTGATAATTGGTCTCATCTTAAGTACAACTTTATATGATGCAATTAAAAATTTGGCTGTGGCGGCAACAGTGGTTTTATGCAGCATTAAAACCATTATAGTCTGGTTGAAACTTGagaatattgaaaatatgtttgATATTATTACGCGACAAAATAAACGTATTTCTTTGTATAAAGATGAGGCTAACTACTTTACAAATGTGATTTTAAGAGATTTAAATCGTATATGGAAAATGTTTATGCTCTTGTACTCAACTGCTGGATTGTTTGGAGAACTATCGGTGCTGGGAAATGGTTTATGGGGAGACTGGCGTTTAATGTATCCCGCCTACTTTGTTTTTGATCCCTATGAAAACTCTACGTTCTACATTGTGGCTCATGTTTATCAATTTATTGGTGTGTCATATATAGTAATACAGGATATAGTCAATGATTCCTTTACCACCATGCATTTGGCTTTATTGAGTGGTCAGTTGCGTACCTTTAATAAAAGATTAGCCAAGTTGGGTGGCGAcccaaaaaagacaaaaatacaaaataatcgGGATTTATTGGACTGCATACAGGATCATAAAGATTTAATGGagtaa
- the LOC124419471 gene encoding endoplasmic reticulum aminopeptidase 1-like gives MQSFSVFHLALVALVLSGTAVFASPYSPPQEFDFSVGLEYINARLERAEEFLNYRLPNQTYPEHYDIELSTNVHTGDKAFKGKVTIDVVVVETTNAIVIHARQLKDFKTSLVNPVNGLQENLKFEYELEREFLTLTRLNGAKFEDDTKWKVTIEYSGELRTDNGGFYLSSYTGVNGEKRYLATTQFESTDSRHAFPNYDEPAKRANFTITMNHSPTYSAISNMPVNEALSRPGKTVFLTTDKMPSYIVAFIVSDFEHSDGVLNGLPQRVFSHPGTKHEQEWALVSGMLITERLAEYYGIDYMLPKLDQAAIPDFAAGAMENWGLATFREEYS, from the exons ATGCAAAGTTTTTCGGTTTTCCATTTGGCTTTAGTCGCTTTAGTTTTAAGCGGAACTGCTGTTTTCGCTTCACCTTACTCGCCACCACAGGAATTTGATTTTTCAGTAGGCTTGGAATATATTAATGCTCGTTTAGAGCGTGCCGAGGAGTTTCTAAACTATCGTCTACCCAATCAAACCTATCCGGAACATTATGATATAGAACTCAGCACTAATGTTCATACTGGTGATAAGGCCTTTAAGGGTAAAGTGACAATTGATGTTGTGGTAGTGGAAACTACTAATGCCATCGTTATTCATGCTCGTCAACTCAAGGACTTTAAGACGTCGTTGGTAAATCCAGTTAATGGTCTACAAGAAAACTTGAAATTTGAATACGAATTGGAACGTGAATTTTTAACATTGACTCGTTTAAATGGTGCTAAATTTGAAGATGATACCAAGTGGAAAGTTACCATTGAATATAGTGGTGAATTACGTACAGATAATGGTGGTTTCTATTTGTCAAGTTATACTGGTGTTAATGGTGAAAAGAG ATATCTGGCTACAACACAATTTGAAAGTACTGATTCCCGTCATGCCTTCCCCAACTATGATGAACCCGCTAAACGTGCCAATTTTACCATAACCATGAATCATAGTCCAACCTATTCAGCCATTTCAAATATGCCCGTCAATGAAGCTCTCTCAAG ACCGGGAAAAACGGTATTTTTAACCACCGATAAAATGCCCAGCTATATAGTAGCTTTCATTGTATCCGATTTTGAACATAGTGATGGTGTTTTAAATGGTTTGCCTCAACGTGTCTTTTCACATCCCGGTACTAAACATGAACAAGAATGGGCTTTAGTTTCTGGTATGTTGATAACAGAACGTTTGGCTGAGTACTATGGAATAGATTATATGTTACCTAAACTGGATCAAGCTGCCATACCGGATTTCGCTGCTGGCGCCATGGAAAATTGGGGTTTGGCTACTTTCCGTGAAGAATATTCTTAG
- the LOC111676063 gene encoding LOW QUALITY PROTEIN: uncharacterized protein LOC111676063 (The sequence of the model RefSeq protein was modified relative to this genomic sequence to represent the inferred CDS: inserted 1 base in 1 codon) gives MLRRHYQKMSRKFSLLILLVLSVLLYINSVTCLETTTDIEAPLTTTAPSVLSKTRSLRLPNSTYPLHYHWHVTTNVHKGDLDFKGNVSIVIEIKESTDEIVLHAKKLRNFSIICYELESGIQLHDLTYTHDNRTNFLIIHAREYYQVFEVMKKYRLEIHYEGTMNEKHAGLYWLAYEDHNNQTIYHAATQFEPTSARLALPCYDEPAFKANFTIRVTHGKIYNVISNMDVDKVIEHSDSDLSTTRFYTTPLMSTYLVAFVVSNFGFISEEYRNVTQRLYTPPTSKNKGLKQLKFAIRTLAVIEDYLGIAYPLKKLDHIALNKNYGAAMENWGLITYKEDYLLYGDSHMHQRVKDTMTIVHEVSHQWFGDLVSPEWWSYAWLNEGFATYFAHIFIDLLHPEYKSMEYFLIETADRAYSYNEFNMSPHPMTHYVETDRDITMIFDIISYSKAACVIRMFHHAFNQKTFVRGIQTFLTKYQYSVANELQLFECLQEALEKDPTLQNAEWVSSVPNVMMSWTHSKWIPIINVVRNYEDNTITIKQRSKNPNYNEHWWIPLNFATATNHNFNRTIVDYFMPPIQEVTLNLSDFGIELKEEDWLVVNKQQTGFYHVLYDDENLRRIAHALQQNHLVIHEFNRADLFQNLHSLIEHNECSIDVIFELLKYLINEDNLLVWNFVSPTVELLERNLYGTPSHELFKQFLKQIIGPIYHKLISHAHSSGKMITDKLHTPLLRMACIVDLPECLEYTRQLGFDYIFQNIEFETDNNDFFVTKDTVLCSACRYLSNEEFNSIIKVVSATDRNTKQYEDILYNLRCTQNPKQIRYYLDIVFGANSTQFIPNQSESLIYVVYLFRTNMMARGVIWQYISKHYEYLVRTPSFVDIFNRIAEFVPTHRRSQFYDLHHKIMRELKSMGEEYSSNLIKIDSPKIGKKVKMSESFLEKFGNDIHNWLLENQMPPPTYAASMMDVHTHNGGAQRFGNVFRLAGNLYRQLYSHISSNQLFKTLKGRGHAKASDMSTTTIQHVKTTFRSHFFCWRILGFLPTKKYRLLYQTYAIFLNIMVTIVYPVHLIIGLILSTTLYDAIKNLAVAATVVLCSIKTIIVWLKLENIENMFDIITRQNKRISLYKDEANYFTNVILRDLNRIWKMFMLLYSTAGLFGELSVLGNGLWGDWRLMYPAYFVFDPYENSTFYIVAHVYQFIGVSYIVIQDIVNDSFTTMHLALLSGQLRTFNKRLAKLGGDPKKTKIQNNRDLLDCIQDHKDLMEYRQKLEEIVSFYMFVQILFTSINICTILVFLILFASDAFTLIYYIVYFISMTVEILPACYYGTVIEMEFRNLSYALFSSNWLEQDEVFKKNLRIFNEATKKPMFILAWLFHINLNRTFSNMQSFSVFHLALVALVLSGTAVFASPYSPPQEFDFSVGLEYINARLERAEEFLNYRLPNQTYPEHYDIELSTNVHTGDKAFKGKVTIDVVVVETTNAIVIHARQLKDFKTSLVNPVNGLQENLKFEYELEREFLTLTRLNGAKFEDDTKWKVTIEYSGELRTDNGGFYLSSYTGVNGEKRWDVNGSYNYYCERYLATTQFESTDSRHAFPNYDEPAKRANFTITMNHSPTYSAISNMPVNEALSRPGKTVFLTTDKMPSYIVAFIVSDFEHSDGVLNGLPQRVFSHPGTKHEQEWALVSGMLITERLAEYYGIDYMLPKLDQAAIPDFAAGAMENWVYTQTNIARIIAHEFCHLWFRDYVAIQWWSYLWLKEGFATLFGYKGMDDAYPEWGVWQDFHVGELQSALSRDAGTNPRPMTYYVQKPREISQTFDTVSYAKAGSVLHIKYSAANEDQLFSALQTAAKEEDYKIPATIREMLSSWSRQGGYPLLTVTRNYDDGTFTVKQEAFYNDETFKKEKSWYIPINYAVASNPDFRDTEATHYLLKVPEIKVKDEKIKKDDWLILNKQSTGYYRINYDEQNWKLISDGLINRPYSIHPRNRAQFMHDAYQFSVSKRLNHTILLNLMTYLKQEDQYAPWSTASGIVNAFNRYLSGDVNYAHFKYFVSELVAPIYEKLGVNDVPGEHHYQKYTRNVVVNTACLAGIKDCLEETNNKLKAYVLQNITIEPNLQTPIYCNGLKQSGDEEFDFVYNILMDSNDQALRRALISALGCAQNENHIXKFIYSSIDETNKLRNQERYTLLNPAYSRGEVGLLACIDFLNDNWNVYGNLKSGFGGTNPLDDDIRGMASYVVNKKQEEKLLALVAKVKTSEHVTANLETSVKATIKKNFDWLENNRNPLMTWLAQYHAEKEEGNNGGNDGNDDNGGGGGSASFTASSVMLGTVLFVAISRLF, from the exons ATGTTACGGCGACATTACCAAAAGATGAGTAGAAAGTTCAGTTTATTGATATTGTTAGTATTAAGCGTGTTGCTATATATAAATTCAGTCACATGTCTCGAAACTACAACGGATATTGAAGCGCCCTTAACTACAACTGCGCCCAGTGTTCTCTCTAAAACACGTTCTCTGCGTCTACCCAATTCTACATATCCTTTACACTACCACTGGCATGTCACCACCAATGTCCACAAAGGTGATTTggattttaaaggaaatgttTCTATAGTTATAGAAATTAAAGAATCTACCGATGAAATTGTTTTGCATGCcaagaaattaagaaattttagcaTTATATGTTATGAGTTGGAGTCTGGAATCCAACTGCACGACTTGACCTATACCCATGATAATCGCACTAACTTTCTTATCATACATGCCCGCGAATACTATCAAGTGTTTGAGGTAATGAAAAAATATCGTCTCGAAATACACTACGAGGGAACCATGAATGAAAAGCATGCAGGGCTCTATTGGTTAGCCTATGAGGATCATAATAATCAGACCAT ttaccATGCAGCTACACAATTTGAGCCAACCAGTGCCCGTTTAGCATTGCCTTGTTATGATGAGCCGGCTTTTAAGGCCAATTTTACTATACGCGTAACTCATGGCAAAATATACAATGTCATCTCCAATATGGATGTGGACAAAGTCATCGAACACAG CGATAGTGATTTATCCACAACTAGATTCTATACAACACCGCTTATGTCCACATACCTGGTGGCATTTGTCGTCTCAAATTTCGGTTTTATCTCGGAGGAATATCGTAATGTTACTCAACGCCTGTACACACCACCCACTAGCAAAAATAAAGGTCTAAAGCAACTGAAATTTGCCATACGAACCTTGGCTGTAATTGAGGATTATTTAGGTATTGCTTATCCCTTGAAAAAACTTGATCATATTgctttgaataaaaattatggTGCAGCCATGGAAAATTGGGGCCTAATTACATACAAGGAGGATTATTTACTTTATGGTGACAGTCATATGCATCAGAGAGTCAAGGATACCATGACAATTGTCCATGAGGTATCACATCAATGGTTTGGTGATTTAGTTTCGCCAGAATGGTGGTCTTATGCTTGGCTAAATGAGGGATTTGCTACATATTTTGCTCATATATTTATTGATTTG CTTCATCCTGAGTATAAGAGtatggaatattttttaattgaaactgCTGATAGAGCCTATAGTTATAATGAGTTCAATATGAGTCCTCATCCTATGACACATTATGTGGAAACTGATCGTGATATAACGATGATATTTGATATTATATCCTATTCAAAAG CCGCCTGTGTCATTCGAATGTTCCATCATGCCTTCAATCAAAAAACATTTGTACGTGGTATTCAgacatttttgacaaaata TCAGTACTCGGTGGCgaatgaattgcaattattcGAGTGCCTCCAAGAAGCGCTCGAAAAAGATCCAACTCTACAAAATGCCGAATGGGTGTCGTCGGTACCGAATGTAATGATGTCATGGACTCATAGCAAATGGATACCCATTATCAATGTAGTCAGAAACTATGAAGACAATACTATTACCATAAAGCAACGTTCCAAGAATCCCAATTATAATGAACACTGGTGGATACCCTTGAATTTTGCCACTGCGACGAATCACAATTTCAATCGTACCATTGTTGACTATTTTATGCCACCCATACAGGAAGTTACTTTAAATCTTTCAGACTTTGGCATTGAATTGAAAGAGGAAGATTGGTTGGTGGTCAATAAGCAACAAACTGGTTTCTATCATGTACTCTATGATGATGAAAATTTACGTAGGATAGCCCATGCATTGCAGCAGAATCATTTAGTCATACACGAATTTAATCGAGCcgatttatttcaaaatcttCACTCTCTAATAGAACATAATGAATGCTCCATAGATGTTATATTTGAATTACTTAAGTACTTAATTAATGAGGACAATCTGTTGGTATGGAATTTTGTTTCACCCACAGTGGAGCTATTGGAACGTAATTTATATGGCACTCCCTCACATGAGCTGTTTAAGCAATTTCTTAAGCAAATTATTGGACCTATTTATCATAAACTAATTTCTCATGCTCATAGTTCGGGTAAAATGATTACCGACAAACTGCACACACCTCTACTGCGCATGGCTTGCATTGTGGATCTACCGGAATGTTTGGAATACACCCGACAATTGGGTTTTGATTACATCTTTCAAAATATCGAATTCGAAACGGATAACAATGATTTCTTTGTCACCAAAGACACAGTACTATGTTCGGCCTGTAGATATTTATCAAACGAAGAATTTAATTCCATTATAAAAGTGGTCTCGGCAACAGATCGTAATACGAAACAGTACGAAGATATTTTGTATAACTTACGTTGTACCCAAAATCCTAAACAAATACGTTACTATTTAGATATAGTTTTTGGTGCTAATTCTACGCAATTTATACCAAATCAAAGTGAAAGTTTAATTTATGTCGTTTACCTATTCCGTACGAATATGATGGCTCGTGGTGTCATCTGGCAGTATATATCGAAACATTATGAGTATTTGGTGAGGACACCATCGTTTGTagatattttcaatagaatagCGGAATTTGTGCCAACACATCGACGCAGCCAG TTCTATGATCTACATCACAAAATTATGCGTGAACTAAAATCCATGGGCGAGGAGTATAGCAGTAATCTGATAAAAATTGATTCGccaaaaattggcaaaaaagttaaaatgagTGAATCATTTCTAGAGAAATTCGGTAACGATATACACAATTGGTTGTTGGAAAATCAAATGCCACCACCTACTTATGCCGCCTCTATGATGGACGTGCACACACATAATGGTGGAGCGCAACGTTTTGGAAATGTATTTCGTTTAGCAGGAAATCTCTATAGACAATTGTATAgtcatata AGTTCCAATCAACTATTCAAAACATTAAAAGGTCGCGGACACGCAAAAGCAAGTGATATGTCAACAACAACTATTCAACACGTGAAAACAACATTTCgttcacattttttttgttggcgCATTTTGGGTTTTTTACCAACGAAAAAATATCGTCTACTCTATCAAACCTATGCTATATTTTTGAACATTATGGTGACGATCGTCTATCCAGTACATTTGATAATTGGTCTCATCTTAAGTACAACTTTATATGATGCAATTAAAAATTTGGCTGTGGCGGCAACAGTGGTTTTATGCAGCATTAAAACCATTATAGTCTGGTTGAAACTTGagaatattgaaaatatgtttgATATTATTACGCGACAAAATAAACGTATTTCTTTGTATAAAGATGAGGCTAACTACTTTACAAATGTGATTTTAAGAGATTTAAATCGTATATGGAAAATGTTTATGCTCTTGTACTCAACTGCTGGATTGTTTGGAGAACTATCGGTGCTGGGAAATGGTTTATGGGGAGACTGGCGTTTAATGTATCCCGCCTACTTTGTTTTTGATCCCTATGAAAACTCTACGTTCTACATTGTGGCTCATGTTTATCAATTTATTGGTGTGTCATATATAGTAATACAGGATATAGTCAATGATTCCTTTACCACCATGCATTTGGCTTTATTGAGTGGTCAGTTGCGTACCTTTAATAAAAGATTAGCCAAGTTGGGTGGCGAcccaaaaaagacaaaaatacaaaataatcgGGATTTATTGGACTGCATACAGGATCATAAAGATTTAATGGa ATATCGTCAAAAATTGGAGGAGATTGTCTCGTTCTATATGTTTGTTCAGATACTCTTTACAAGCATTAACATCTGTActattttggtatttttgatACTCTTTGCCAGTGATGCCTTTACCCTGATCTATTATATCGTTTATTTTATATCGATGACAGTGGAAATTTTGCCCGCATGTTATTACGGCACTGTTATTGAAATGGAATTTCGAAATTTATCTTATGCATTATTCTCCTCCAACTGGTTGGAACAGGATGaggtatttaagaaaaatttaaggatttttaacGAGGCTACAAAAAAACCTATGTTTATATTGGCCTGGTTGTTTCATATCAATTTGA ATCGGACGTTCAGCAACATGCAAAGTTTTTCGGTTTTCCATTTGGCTTTAGTCGCTTTAGTTTTAAGCGGAACTGCTGTTTTCGCTTCACCTTACTCGCCACCACAGGAATTTGATTTTTCAGTAGGCTTGGAATATATTAATGCTCGTTTAGAGCGTGCCGAGGAGTTTCTAAACTATCGTCTACCCAATCAAACCTATCCGGAACATTATGATATAGAACTCAGCACTAATGTTCATACTGGTGATAAGGCCTTTAAGGGTAAAGTGACAATTGATGTTGTGGTAGTGGAAACTACTAATGCCATCGTTATTCATGCTCGTCAACTCAAGGACTTTAAGACGTCGTTGGTAAATCCAGTTAATGGTCTACAAGAAAACTTGAAATTTGAATACGAATTGGAACGTGAATTTTTAACATTGACTCGTTTAAATGGTGCTAAATTTGAAGATGATACCAAGTGGAAAGTTACCATTGAATATAGTGGTGAATTACGTACAGATAATGGTGGTTTCTATTTGTCAAGTTATACTGGTGTTAATGGTGAAAAGAG GTGGGATGTTAATGGATCGTATAACTATTATTGTGAAag ATATCTGGCTACAACACAATTTGAAAGTACTGATTCCCGTCATGCCTTCCCCAACTATGATGAACCCGCTAAACGTGCCAATTTTACCATAACCATGAATCATAGTCCAACCTATTCAGCCATTTCAAATATGCCCGTCAATGAAGCTCTCTCAAG ACCGGGAAAAACGGTATTTTTAACCACCGATAAAATGCCCAGCTATATAGTAGCTTTCATTGTATCCGATTTTGAACATAGTGATGGTGTTTTAAATGGTTTGCCTCAACGTGTCTTTTCACATCCCGGTACTAAACATGAACAAGAATGGGCTTTAGTTTCTGGTATGTTGATAACAGAACGTTTGGCTGAGTACTATGGAATAGATTATATGTTACCTAAACTGGATCAAGCTGCCATACCGGATTTCGCTGCTGGCGCCATGGAAAATTGGG TTTATACTCAGACTAATATTGCTAGAATTATTGCTCATGAGTTTTGTCATTTGTGGTTTCGTGATTATGTAGCGATACAATGGTGGTCTTACTTGTGGTTAAAGGAAGGTTTTGCTACTCTCTTCGGTTACAAAGGAATGGATGAT gCCTATCCGGAATGGGGTGTTTGGCAAGATTTTCATGTTGGTGAATTACAAAGTGCTTTAAGTCGAGATGCTGGTACTAATCCTAGACCCATGACATATTATGTACAAAAACCCAGAGAAATTTCTCAGACATTTGACACCGTCTCCTATGCCAAGGCTGGTTCTGTCTTACATAT CAAATACAGTGCCGCCAATGAAGACCAATTATTTAGTGCTTTACAAACTGCTGCCAAGGAAGAAGATTATAAAATTCCTGCTACCATACGTGAAATGTTAAGCAGTTGGTCTCGCCAGGGTGGTTATCCTTTATTAACCGTTACCCGTAACTATGATGATGGTACGTTCACTGTTAAACAAGAAGCCTTTTACAATGATGAAACCTTTAAGAAAGAGAAGTCCTGGTATATTCCCATTAACTATGCGGTGGCATCAAATCCAGACTTCCGCGATACAGAAGCTACTCACTATCTATTGAAAGTGCCCGAAATTAAAGTAAAGGATGAAAAAATTAAGAAGGATGATTGGTTGATACTTAACAAACAGTCCACCGGTTATTATCGCATCAATTATGATGAACAAAATTGGAAACTCATTTCAGATGGTCTTATTAATAGACCCTACAGTATACATCCACGTAATCGTGCTCAGTTTATGCATGATGCTTATCAGTTCAGTGTTTCGAAACGTTTAAATCATACGATTCTCTTAAATTTGATGACCTATTTGAAACAAGAGGACCAATATGCGCCCTGGTCAACTGCCAGTGGTATTGTGAATGCTTTCAACCGTTATTTGAGCGGAGATGTTAATTATGCCCATTTCAAATATTTCGTTTCCGAATTGGTGGCACCCATCTATGAGAAGTTGGGTGTCAATGATGTTCCTGGGGAACATCATTATCAAAAATATACACGCAATGTGGTCGTCAATACTGCCTGTTTGGCTGGCATTAAGGATTGTCTGGAGGAAACCAATAACAAATTGAAAGCTTATGTCCTGCAAAATATTACCATTGAACCTAATCTACAAACACCCATCTATTGCAATGGTCTTAAACAATCTGGCGATGAGGAATTCGATTTTGTTTACAACATACTAATGGATTCTAATGACCAAGCTTTACGTCGAGCACTTATTTCAGCTTTGGGTTGTGCCCAAAATGAAAATCATa aaaaattcatttacaGTTCCATCGATGAGACAAACAAATTGCGCAACCAAGAACGTTATACCCTACTCAATCCTGCCTATTCTCGTGGCGAGGTGGGTCTTTTGGCCTGTATTGATTTCTTAAATGATAACTGGAATGTTTATGGTAATTTAAAGAGTGGTTTTGGTGGCACAAATCCTTTAGATGATGATATTCGTGGTATGGCTTCCTATGTGGTCAATAAGAAACAAGAGGAAAAGCTATTGGCTCTGGTGGCAAAAGTAAAGACAAGTGAACATGTTACAGCTAATCTGGAAACTAGTGTAAAGGCtacaattaagaaaaattttgattggTTAGAAAATAATCGTAATCCTCTGATGACTTGGTTGGCTCAGTATCATGCTGAAAAGGAAGAGGGTAACAATGGTGGTAATGATGGAAATGATGAcaatggtggtggtggtggaagTGCTAGTTTTACAGCTTCAAGTGTAATGTTAGGTACTGTTCTTTTTGTTGCCATCTCCCGTTTGTTTTAG